From the Mycobacteriales bacterium genome, one window contains:
- a CDS encoding AbrB/MazE/SpoVT family DNA-binding domain-containing protein: MSGTYQVTMGDRGRLVIPAEVRDRAGLAEGTPVVLFETSAGLVLFTRAQLRDRVRTDLAGLDLVAELLADRRAEAAAEDAA, from the coding sequence ATGAGTGGGACGTATCAGGTAACGATGGGTGATCGGGGCAGGCTCGTTATCCCCGCCGAGGTTCGCGACCGTGCCGGGCTTGCGGAAGGCACTCCCGTCGTCCTGTTCGAGACGTCGGCGGGCCTCGTCCTTTTCACGCGTGCGCAGTTGCGTGATCGGGTTCGTACGGACCTGGCTGGGCTGGACCTCGTAGCAGAGCTGCTCGCCGATCGCCGCGCCGAGGCAGCTGCCGAAGACGCGGCGTAA
- a CDS encoding PIN domain-containing protein: protein MGLNVVDASALLAYLQGEDGSALVETALEAGGVCGAANWSEVAQKVRGHGRDWALSRSLLLSYGLVIEPVTVEDAERAARSWRSAQGRSLADRLCLALGDRLDVPILTADRAWGVAGRIRQIR from the coding sequence GTGGGATTGAACGTCGTAGACGCCTCGGCGCTCCTGGCCTATCTCCAAGGTGAGGACGGCTCGGCATTGGTTGAGACAGCCCTCGAAGCGGGAGGGGTGTGCGGTGCGGCGAACTGGTCCGAGGTGGCCCAGAAGGTCCGTGGCCATGGTCGGGACTGGGCCCTTTCCCGTTCGCTACTCCTCAGCTATGGCCTCGTCATCGAGCCGGTGACCGTTGAGGATGCCGAACGGGCAGCGAGGAGTTGGCGCTCGGCTCAGGGCCGCTCGCTGGCCGACCGGCTCTGCCTGGCACTCGGGGACCGCTTGGACGTGCCGATCCTCACGGCTGACCGGGCCTGGGGCGTTGCGGGCCGGATACGGCAGATCCGCTGA